One genomic window of Deltaproteobacteria bacterium includes the following:
- a CDS encoding zf-HC2 domain-containing protein — protein MGSALRTASPMVSAPVGRVVSRGVTHEELRPLLAGYAAGTLDEAGCEVVRAHLADGCVACLRDVFDRPVGLPRTP, from the coding sequence GTGGGTAGCGCACTGCGCACGGCCTCGCCGATGGTCAGCGCGCCGGTGGGCAGGGTAGTCTCGCGCGGCGTGACGCACGAGGAGCTCCGCCCGCTCCTGGCCGGCTACGCGGCCGGCACCCTGGACGAGGCCGGGTGCGAGGTCGTGCGCGCGCACCTCGCCGACGGCTGCGTCGCGTGCCTGCGCGACGTGTTCGATCGCCCGGTGGGCTTGCCTCGGACCCCT